A DNA window from Rhipicephalus sanguineus isolate Rsan-2018 chromosome 8, BIME_Rsan_1.4, whole genome shotgun sequence contains the following coding sequences:
- the LOC119402741 gene encoding uncharacterized protein LOC119402741 — protein sequence MPTTQDMNNDERREYISGLLAAAGLSPSILELPVCTIFDSYSFQGMLDMYVAKSPLYGGLSEAEKQQFHADMTHEVRKFHSPDIDRARYRVYVIKASKTEKRNVD from the exons ATGCCGACAACACAAGACATGAACAACGACGAGCGTCGTGAATACATTTCCGGACTTTTAGCGGCGGCTGGACTTTCTCCGAGCATCCTGGAGCTGCCGGTGTGCACGATTTTTGACAGCTACAGCTTTCAAGGCATGCTTG ACATGTACGTTGCTAAGAGTCCGCTGTACGGTGGTCTGTCCGAAGCGGAGAAGCAGCAGTTCCATGCAGACATGACACACGAGGTTCGGAAATTCCACTCACCGGATATCGATCGGGCCCGCTACCGCGTTTACGTAATCAAGGCATCGAAAACTGAAAAGCGGAACGTTGACTGA
- the LOC119403228 gene encoding juvenile hormone acid O-methyltransferase: protein MNVEHVRTNEWNQLLRSTALDEQILAVRRACDLAGDSIAANFFKPEQFVGDKQLTRLQSRWVLDFCQKVFSKDADETQQFLDVGCGIGDMTKDLLLPLCLPCRRIVGVDLSGEMVEHAERHFRHDKLAFAQLDIASEEDVTQFVDQYGLFDRVYSFNCLVWVRDQARALKNIARLLKPRGECLLVFHASMHALDVNRSLVEMERWGK from the exons ATGAACGTGG agcatgtaaGAACGAATGAGTGGAACCAGCTTCTGCGTAGCACCGCTCTAGACGAGCAGATCCTGGCTGTCCGGCGTGCCTGCGACCTAGCAG GCGACTCCATCGCGGCCAACTTCTTCAAGCCAGAGCAGTTTGTCGGAGACAAACAGCTCACGAGGCTGCAGAGCCGATGGGTGCTCGACTTCTGCCAGAAGGTGTTCTCGAAGGATGCGGACGAGACGCAGCAGTTTCTCGACGTGGGCTGCGGGATCGGGGACATGACGAAAGACCTGCTTCTGCCTCTGTGTCTACCGTGCCGCCGCATTGTCGGCGTCGACTTGTCTGGCGAGATGGTCGAACACGCCGAGCGTCACTTCCGTCACGACAAACTCGCGTTCGCCCAGCTGGACATCGCCAGCGAAGAGGACGTGACGCAGTTCGTTGACCAGTACGGACTCTTCGACCGAGTGTACTCCTTCAACTGTCTCGTCTGGGTTCGCGACCAAGCGAGGGCGCTGAAGAACATTGCGAGGCTCCTTAAGCCTCGAGGCGAGTGCCTCCTGGTGTTCCACGCTTCTATGCACGCGCTCGACGTCAACCGAAGCCTGGTCGAAATGGAGCGTTGGGGCAAGTAA